CCCACGCTTTCGCTCCTCAGCGTCAGTATCGGCCCAGAGATCCGCCTTCGCCACCGGTGTTCCTCCTGATATCTGCGCATTTCACCGCTACACCAGGAATTCCGATCTCCCCTACCGAACTCTAGCCTGCCCGTATCGAATGCAGACCCGGGGTTAAGCCCCGGGCTTTCACATCCGACGTGACAAGCCGCCTACGAGCTCTTTACGCCCAATAATTCCGGACAACGCTTGCGCCCTACGTATTACCGCGGCTGCTGGCACGTAGTTAGCCGGCGCTTCTTCTGCAGGTACCGTCACTCTCGCTTCTTCCCTGCTGAAAGAGGTTTACAACCCGAAGGCCGTCATCCCTCACGCGGCGTCGCTGCATCAGGCTTTCGCCCATTGTGCAATATTCCCCACTGCTGCCTCCCGTAGGAGTCTGGGCCGTGTCTCAGTCCCAGTGTGGCCGGTCGCCCTCTCAGGCCGGCTACCCGTCGTCGCCTTGGTAGGCCATCACCCCACCAACAAGCTGATAGGCCGCGGGCTCATCCTTCACCGCCGGAGCTTTCCACACACAGACCATGCGGTCGTGTGTCGTATCCGGTATTAGACCCCGTTTCCAGGGCTTGTCCCAGAGTGAAGGGCAGATTGCCCACGTGTTACTCACCCGTTCGCCACTAATCCCCTCCCGAAGGAGGTTCATCGTTCGACTTGCATGTGTTAAGCACGCCGCCAGCGTTCGTCCTGAGCCAGGATCAAACTCTCCGTGAATGTTTACCCGTAATCGGGTCAACACACACGAGAGCGGAACGACCAGACGGAATAGGTCCGGTCGTTCACAGCGTCCTCGCTGTGTGTGCCACCCCGACCGCATGGGCCGTGGTGGGCTTTCAAAGGAACCTCATCCACCGAAGTGGACGGGGTATCAACATATCTGGCGTTGACTTTTGGCACGCTGTTGAGTTCTCAAGGAACGGACGCTTCCTTTGTTCCTGTTTCACCAGGATCTCCGGGCGCTTCCCTTCGGTCTTGCGTTTCCGACTCTATCAGATCCTTGCGGGCCCGATTTTCGCCGGTGCGTTTCCGCCTTTCGACTTCTTCGCGTTTCCGACTCTACCAGATCCGTTTCCGTCTCTGGCCCCTGTCGGAGCGGGGTCGGCCGTTCGGCTTTCGCTTTCCGGCCTTTCCGACTCTATCAGGCCCGATTTCGTTCCGTTGCCGGTCCGAATTCGTTTCCGATTCCCCGTCGGAGGGGCGCCTTTTGGCTTTTCCGACTTTATCAGAAGGGGTTCGGCCGAATTGATCAGCCGGGGCTTCCGGTAAGTGGTCGGTTGCGCTTCGCCGAATTGATATTCCGGCCGAAGCGGAGAAGAGACTACCCGTCGCGGATGAACTTGTCCAGTTCGCTGCAACCGTTCGAATCTACCTCCCCCTGGCGCTCGTGTCAACGGGCTCCTGGGGCGAAGAGGAGATTAGCAGGTCAGCGGGGCTCGATGCACATCACGCGGCGGTGGGGACGGTGGCTTCGCGGTCGGTGAGGTCGACGTCGCCGATGGCTCCGGCGCGTACGGCGCGGCCGCCCAGGACGTAGACGTACAGGAGGAAGGCCACCTCGGCGGCTATGCCGATGCCGATGCGGGCCCAGGTGGGCAGGCCGGAAGGGGTGACGAAGCCTTCGAGGACGCCGGATACGAAGAGCACCGCGGCGAGACCGATGGCGACTCCCAGCGCGGAGCGGCCTTCCTCGGCCAGCGCAGTCCGGCGGGTGCGGTGGCCCGGGTCGATGAGGGTCCAGCCCAGGCGGAGGCCGATGCCGGCCGCGACGAAGACGGCGGTCAGTTCGAGGAGGCCGTGCGGAAGGATCAGTCCGAGGAAGGTGTCGAGGCGGCCGGCTGAGGACATCAGGCCGATGCCGACGCCCAGGTTGAGCATGTTCTGGAAGAGGACCCACAGGACGGGGAGGCCGGCGAAAGCGCCGAGGACAAGGCACAGGGCTACGGCCTGGGCGTTGTTCGTCCATACCTGAGCGGCGAAGGACGCGGCGGGATGGCTGGAGTAGTACGTCTCGTACTCGCCGCCGGGTCGGGTCATGTTGCGGAGGTCCTCCTGGGCGCCGATCGCCGCCTGGACCTCGGGATGTGCGGCTATCCACCAGCCGATGAGGGCGGCGACCGCGGTCGAGAGGATCGCGGTGGGGATCCACCAGTGGCGCAGGCGGTAGACCGCTGCCGGGAAGGCCGTGGTGAAGAAGTGGGCGGCGTCGCGCCAGGAGGCCTTGCGGGCGCCGGTGACCGCGCTGCGGGCGCGGGCCACGAGAGAAGTGAGGCGGCTGGTCAGCGCGGGGTCCGGGGCGCTGGAGAGGAGGAGGGAGAGGTGTGTGGTGGTGCGTTGGTAGAGGGCGACGAGTTCGTCGGCCTCGGCGCCCGTGAGGCGGCGTTTGCGGTGCAGCAGGGTGTCGAGGCGGTCCCATTCGGCGCCATGGGCCGTGACGAAGACATCGAGGTCCATTTGCTGTCGCTCCTCGCAGCGCCGTGGATGGGGGCCGGATCAGCTTGGCAGACTGGGCGTGTCCGGCGTGGGGTGGGCGGGACTTCGGGGATCGAGAGGGAGTGGGGCGCGGCGTGAGTGAGCTCGTAACGGGTGAAGCGGTGGTGCTGGGGCTGCGGCCGGCCAGGCTGCCGAGCCGGGGACTGGCGGTGGCCGTGGATGTGGCGGTGGCCTGGGCGGTCTACCTCGGCGTATCGCTGCTGCTGTTGAGTGCGACGTCGTCGATGGACAGTGCGGCGGTGGCGGCCGTGTCGGTGGCGACGTTCGTGCTGGTGCAGGTCGGGATACCGATTGTCATCGAGACGCTGAGCCACGGCCGGTCGCTGGGGAAGCTGGTCTGCGGACTGCGGGTCGTACGGGAGGACGGCGGGCCGATCCGGTTCCGGCATGCGTTGGTGCGCGGGGCGATGGGGGCCATCGAAATCGTGATGACGATGGGGGTGGTGGCGGCCATTGCCTCGTTGGTGTCGGCGCGGGGGCGTCGGATGGGGGATGTGTTCGCGGGGACGCTGGTCATACGGGAGCGGATGCCGGTGGCGGAGGCGGGGACGGCGCTGCCGCCTCCGCCTCCGTGGCTGGTGGCCGAGCTCGGGGCGCTGGATCTGTCGCGGGTGCCCGATGGGTGGTGGCTGACGGTGCGGCAGTACCTGGCGCGGATGGGGCAGCTCGATCCACAGGTCGGCGGGACGATGGCGGGGCGGCTGGCGGAGGATCTGCGGGGGTTCACCGGGGCGCCCGCGCCTGCGGGGGTGCATCCGGTGGCGTATCTGGCGGCGGTGGTCGGGGAACGGCAGGCACGGGAGACACAGCGGGCGTTCGGGGCGGCCGCGGCCGGGACGTCGCGCTTTGCGGGTGGGGGGAAGCCCTGGGGTGGTGAACCGGTGTCGTCGGTTCAGCCTGTGGGGGTGGCGGGGGATGTTGCGTCGTCGGGCACCGCGGGGGATGTGGTCGCGTCGGCACCGGTGGGGGCTTGGGCGTCGCCCGGGTCCGGGGCTTCGGCCGGGGGCGGGCCGGCTCGTCATGACGGTGGCGGGGCTTTGGGGGCGCCGGTGCGGGAGCGTGGGGGCGATGAAGGGGGTGGCGGAGGAGGGCGGCCGCCGCGTACGGGGTTTGCGCCTCCGGTGTGAGGTGGGTGGGGTGGCGACGGCGTTGGGGGATGGCGAGGACGTGAGGGTGGGCGCTTGTCGGCGATCGGCCGTCGGGTGATGAGCCTGGATGGCGGGGCGTAGGGCGCAGGGACGGTGGGGAAAGTAGGGCGCCGGGCGGGGGGCATGCCCGGCGGATGCCGCGACTGTCGTGGGGCGTGTGTGAGTCGGCCGTACGTCGGGACTGGTCGTGGGGGCGTGCGTGAGTCGGCCGTACGTCGGGGCTTGTGGTGGGGGCGTGCGTGAGTCTGCCGTATGCCTCTGCGTTGGTGGTGGGCAGAGCGTGCAAGGGGCGCGGGTCGGGCCCGGGTGTTCGCCTTCTCGGTGGTGGCTGCGTATGCACCGGACCCGGGTGGTGGCCGTGCACTGGGCAGGGTTACTGAGCGGGCTGGGACGAGGCGGCACCGCGGATCAGGGGACCGTGCCGGGGGCGCTGCGGCTGTCCGGCGTGCGGAGAGGGGACTGCTCGCGGGCCCGAGCCTCAACCCCCTGATCGCCGTTGGCCGCCCCGTTCGGCAGCAGGTCTGGGCGGCCGTCCCACAGCTCGGTGACCGACCTCGCGCACCGCGATGAAGTGGCGCCGCTGCTCCGTCCGCCGGCCGAGGTCACGATCACGCTCCACCTCCCGCCTTCGGTCGGCGGGGCATGCATGCGGCGGTGGGCGGTCCCTGGCGCGGTCCGTGGTGTGCTCCGCGTCGGCTCCTGGCGTGCTGCGAGGGGGCGGGCAAGCGGCGGGCAGCGTCGGCGGGGTCAGGTTGGGCCGAGCCGGGCAGCCGGGTCGGATCACCGGGCCGGGACGGATCAGGGGAACGTCGACGGCGGGGACTCGAGGGATTCGAGTTCGATGCCGGGGGCGGAGAGGACCACGTCGCCGGCGATGTGGATGGTGTGCTGTTCGCCGGTTTCCAGGTCGTTGACCTGGTATTCGTCGGCGACGAGGGGGGCGCTGTCAGTGGCGTGTGGTGTGCTTTTCAGCAGGGCCCAGGACTGGTCGAGTGTGCGGGGGGCGAGGACGGGGGGTGTGAAGGCGACGAGGCGGGTGCGGACGGCGCCGGCGCCGAGCGTGGGACGCAGGAGGCGGGCGGTGGCGATGAGAAAGGCGGGGGACGCGCCGGTGAAGGCGTGGGCGGGGACGTTGCCCTCGGTGGCGTGTTCACCGGTCGGGTCGGTGCGTACCCAGGTGACGCCTTCCAGGGCGGCGCCGCGGACCTGCCAGGCGGAGGCGTGGAGTTCGAGACGGATGGGGCGGCCGAGCTCGTCGAGGGTGAGGTCGACGGAGCCGATGTGGTCGCCGGAGGGGTTGACGATCTGGGAGACATAGCGCCAGCCGGAGGGGCCGGTGGCGCAATGGAAGTGCTCTTCACCCAGGGGGGTGTGATCGTGCGGGTCGTGGAGGGAGTAGTGGCCGCGGGGCATGGGGGGTCAAGTCCTTCTGGCGGCGACGGGCCGGTGAGTCGGGGGCGGCGGGTCGGTGCGGGGTCCTTATGGGCCAGGCCCCCGCCGTGTGTGGCGAGGGCCTGGGATCACCGGCTGCTGTGGAGAACACCAACGGCCGGCGGGGCCGACCGGTTGGTGATCGCCTGCTGGATCAGTAGCGGTAGTGGTCGGGCTTGTACGGGCCCTCGACCTGGACACCGATGTAGGCGGCCTGCTCCGGGCGCAGCTCGGTCAGCTTGACGCCGAGCGAGTCGAGGTGGAGGCGGGCGACCTTCTCATCGAGGTGCTTGGGCAGCACGTAGACGTCGGTGGGGTACTCGGCGGGCTTGGTGAACAGCTCGATCTGGGCCAGCGTCTGGTCCGCGAAGGAGTTGGACATCACGAAGGAGGGGTGACCGGTGGCGTTGCCCAGGTTGAGCAGACGGCCCTCGGACAGCACGATCAGGACCTTGCCGTCCGGGTGCGTCCAGGTGTGCACCTGCGGCTTGACCTCGTCCTTGACGATGCCTTCGAGCTTGGCCAGGCCGGCCATGTCGATCTCGTTGTCGAAGTGGCCGATGTTGCCCACGATCGCCTGGTGCTTCATCCGCGCCATGTGCGACGCCATGATGATGTCCTTGTTGCCGGTCGTGGTCACGAAGATGTCGGCGGTCTCGACGACGTCCTCGAGGGTGGTGACCTGGTAGCCGTCCATCGCCGCCTGGAGCGCGCAGATCGGGTCGATCTCCGTGATGATCACCCGGGCGCCCTGGCCGCGCAGCGACTCCGCACAGCCCTTGCCGACATCGCCGTAGCCGCAGACCACGGCCGTCTTGCCGCCGATCAGGACATCGGTGGCACGGTTGATGCCGTCGATCAGCGAGTGACGGCAGCCGTACTTGTTGTCGAACTTCGACTTCGTCACGGCGTCGTTCACGTTGATCGCCGGGAACAGCAGGTCCCCGTCACGGTGCATCTCGTACAGACGGTGCACACCGGTGGTGGTCTCCTCGGTCACACCGCGGATCTCGGAGGCCAGGTTCGTCCACTTCTGCGGCGCCTCGGCCAGCGTGCGCGTCAGCAGCTCCAAAACCGCGCGGTGCTCATCGCTCTCCGCCGTCTCGACGCCGGGAACCTTGCCGGCCTTCTCGTACTCGACGCCCTTGTGGACCAGCAGGGTGGCGTCACCACCGTCGTCGAGAATCATGTTCGGGCCGCCGGTGGGCGAGTTCGGCCAGGTCAGCGCCTGCTCCGTGCACCACCAGTACTCCTCCAGGGACTCGCCCTTCCAGGCGAAGACCGGAATACCGGCCGGCGCCTCGGGCGTGCCGTCCGGGCCCACCGCGATCGCCGCGGCGGCGTGGTCCTGGGTGGAGAAGATGTTGCAGGACGCCCAGCGGACCTCGGCGCCCAACGCCGCCAGGGTCTCGATCAGAACGGCGGTCTGCACGGTCATGTGCAGGGAACCGGTGATACGCGCACCGGCCAGCGGCCGAGCCGCCGCGTACTCCCTGCGGATCGCCATCAGACCGGGCATCTCATGCTCGGCCAGGGTGATCTCCTTGCGGCCGAAAGCGGCGAGGGAAAGGTCGGCGACCTTGAAGTCCTGGCCGGTGGCTGCTGTCGTCATGCGGGCTGCTCCTCGAGCGTCGAGGTGGATGGGCTGGCAGTCTGCGGCGCGGGCCGAGGTCCCCGGCAACAACCGGGGCGAATACGAGCGTACGCGGAAGCGGACGCACCCCTCCCGTTGGCCGCAGCGCAGTCCGTCGGAGGCCCTCTCTCCCTCGGCCGGTCCGCGGTGCGGGCCGCCCGACCGCCATCAGCAGCGACGTCTGGCACTGGTCACGAATCTACACCGATCGGCCCAGCGAACCCCAGCCCGGAGGGGCGATGCGGTGCGGTACCGGCCAGGGAGGGGTGGCGGAACGGCCGGTGATTCCCGGGGGCCGGGGCGCCGGCGACCGGCGTTCCCGCTGCTGGGGGCCGTTGCTTCGGAGGGGTTTGCTCGCGCCGGGACGTCATGCAGGATGCCTCGGAGCGCGGGAACATCTGCACGGCCGCGCGCACGTTCGTAAGGAGAACCACGTGACCACCAGTCCAGCTGATCCCCCCACGAGCACGGGGAGGGGCGGGCAAGGCCTGAAGCTGCTCGCAGTGACCGCCTGCCCGACCGGTATCGCCCACACGTACATGGCCGCGGAGAAGCTGGCCCAGACCGCCCGTTCCCTCGGGCACGAGATCAAGGTGGAGACCCAGGGCTCGATCGGGGCTGAGAATGTACTGTCTGACAACGATGTCAGAGACGCGGATGGCGTCATCATCGCCGCGGACAAGGATGTCGACCGCAGTCGGTTCGTCGGCAAGAAGGTCTTGGCCGTCGGGGTCGCGGAGGGCATCCGTCATCCCGAGCAGCTGATCGAGCGCGTGCGGAGTGCGCCCGTGTACGGGGGCGAGCCGGGCGACGGGGCCGGCGGCGGCGCGGCGGCGGCTTCCGCGGGCGGTGGCACCGGTGGCGGCAAGGAACGCAGCGTCGCGTACAAGGCGCTGATGAACGGCGTCAGTTACATGATCCCGTTCGTGGTGGTCGGCGGGCTGCTGATCGCGATCTCGCTGGCGGTGGGGGGTCATGCGACGCCCGAGGGGCTGAAGATCGCCCCGGGCTCCTTCTGGGAGGACGTCAACAACATCGGCACCATCGGCTTCCAGCTGATGGTGCCGATCCTCTCCGGCTATATCGCCTATGCGATCGGCGACCGGCCCGCGCTGGTGCCGGGCATGATCGGCGGCTGGATCGCCACCCATGGCGAGTTGTACGGCATGAAGGACGCGAGCGCCGGCTTCATCGGTGGCATCGTCACGGGCTTCCTGGCCGGGTACCTGGTCGTATGGATCAAGAAGGTCAAGGTCCCCAGGTTCGCCCAGCCGATCATGCCGATCATCGTGATCCCGATCGTGGCCACGACCGCGCTCGGGCTCTTCTTCATCTACGTGCTCGGCAAGCCGATCTCGTGGGTGTTCACCCATCTCACCGGCTGGCTCAGTGGCATGACCGGGACCAGCGCGATCGTGCTGGGGGCGATCCTCGGCCTGATGATCGCGTTCGACATGGGCGGGCCGGTCAACAAGACGGCGTTTCTGTTCGGTTCGGGCTTGATCGCCTCCGGAAACCAGACGGTCATGGGCATGTGCGCCGCCGCGATCCCGGTGATGCCGCTCGGTCAGGGGCTGGCCACGCTGATCCGTCGGCACCTGTACTCCGAGCAGGAGCGGGAGACGGGGATGGCGGCGCTGTTCATGGGGCTCTTCGGGATCTCGGAGGGCGCGATCCCGTTCGCCGCGGCGCGGCCCGCGCAGGTCATTCCGGCGAACATGCTCGGTGGCGCGGTGGCCGGTGCCCTCGCGGGGATGGCCGGGGTGGCGGACGCGGTGCCGCACGGTGGGCCGCTCGTGGCGGTGCTGGGTGCGGTCGACGGGGTGCCGATGTTCTTCGTCGCCGTGGTGATCGGAGCGGTGGTGACGGCGCTGACGACGGTGGCGCTGGTGGATGTCGCGGAGCGGAGGAAGAGCGGGGCGCGGGCCGGTGCCGGGGGCGGTGCCGGGGTCGTGGCTGCCACTGACGCCGCGGGGGCGGCCGGCGGGGCGTCGTCGATGGTGGCGGAGCCAGTGGTTGCGGAGCCTGGGGTGGCGGAGCCGGTGCTTACGGAGCCTGGAGTGGCGGAGCCGGTGGTTGCGGAATCCGTGGTTGCGGAATCCGTGGTTGCCGGGGGCGGCGAGGGGGCCGGGGCTGAGGCCGCGGACGGTGGTGCGTCCCGTACGGCGGTGGCGGTTGCCTCGGTCCCGGGGCCGGCCACTGCGACCGGGCAGCGGCCGGCCGGCGGGGCAGACGACATAGATGACGTCGATATTGATGGCGTCGACACCGATGGCAACGATGTCAGCAGGGACGGTCACGGCGCCGACGGCGGCCGCGGCAACAACAGTGACAGCGACAGCAGCAGCAACAGCAACAGCGGCGACAGTGCCCCCGCCGCCGAGGTTCTCTCCGGCTATCTGACCGAGCAGACCGTCAAGACGCAGCTCGATGCCGGCGGGAAGGAGGCGGCGATCCGCGAGATGGCCGAGCTGGCGGCCGGCACCGGCAAGGTGACGGACGTCGACGAACTGGTCCGGGTGGCGCTGGCACGTGAGGCGCAGGGCACCACCGGGCTCGGTGAGGAGATCGCCATCCCGCATGCCAAGACGGACGCGGTGACCGCTCCGGTCGTCGGCTTCGCGCGATCGGCGGAGGGTATCGACTGGGGTTCGCCGGACGGCACGCTCGCCAAGCTGGTCTTCATGATCTCGGTACCGGAGGCGGCGTCCGGGGATGAGCATCTGCGCATCCTGGCGCTGCTGTCGCGGAAGCTGATGGATGCGGACTTCCGGGCACGTCTACAGGGTGCGGAGGACAAGGCGGCGATTCTGCACGCCCTCGGCGAGATCCGCTAGGGGCTGGGCGGACATTCCGCGAGAGCGGACATTCCGCGAGAGCGGACATTCCGCGAGATCCACTAGGGCGTGGGCGAACACATCCCGTAGGGGGTGCGAGCGCCCCCTCGGGGCCACAACGCAGCGGTCCTGGGGCGGTATTCCCGATTCTCGTGGTCGACCGCGTGAGCGACATCTGTGCGGCTCACCACGTGAGCGGCACCCCTGCGCCCCACCATGTGAGCGAGATGCAATGTGGTCCGCCAGGGGGGCGAGGATCCTGTGGCCCGCCGGGTGAGCGAGGATCCTGTGGCCGAGCGCGTGAATGACATTGCCGTGGCTCGCCACGCGATGAACGGGCCGTGATCGATCCGCTTGGCGCCGTACGACAGCGGCCCCCGCACTCGTCAGGAGTGCGGGGGCCGTTCGATCATGGGGTGGCTCAGTGCCCGCCCGGCGTCTTCGACGGGTCGGTGCCCGCAGCGGCCGCGGCCTCGTCGTAGATGTCCGGCTCCAGGTAGATGACCCGGGCGATCGGCACGGCCTCGCGGATTCGGACCTCGGCGGCGTTGATGGCCTCCGCGATCTGAGTGGCGGTGCCGTCGTGCTTGACCGCGATCTTGGCGGCGACCAGCAGCTCGTCGGGGCCGAGGTGGAGCGTGCGCATGTGGATGACCCGGGTGACGACATCGCCGTCGGCGACCGCGGCACGGATCTGGGCGATCTGCTCGGGGCCGGCGGCCTCGCCCAGCAGCAGCGACTTGGTCTCGGCGGCCAGGATCAGGGCGATCAGCACCAGCAGCGCGCCGATGCACATCGTGCCGATGCCGTCCCAGATGCCGTTGCCGGTGGCGAGGGTGAGGCCGACGCCGCCCAGCGCGAGCACCAGACCGACCAGCGCGCCGAAGTCCTCCAGCAGGACGACCGGCAGCTCGGGGGCCTTGGCGCGGCGTACGAACTGGGTCCAGGTCTGCTTGCCGCGCAGCTCGTTGGACTCCTTGATCGCCGTACGGAAGGAGAAGCCCTCGGCGATGATCGCGAAGACCAGGACGCCGACCGGCCAGTACCAGTTGTCCAGCTTGTGCGGCTCGTGGATCTTCTCGTAGCCCTCGTAGAGCGCGAAGACGCCGCCGATGGTGAACAGGACGATGGAGACGAGGAAGCCGTAGATGTAGCGCTCGCGGCCGTAGCCGAAGGGGTGCTCGGCGGTCGCCGCGCGCTTGGCCTTCTTGCCTCCGAGCAGCAGCAGGCCCTGGTTGCCGGAGTCCGCGATGGAGTGCACACCTTCGGCCAGCATCGAGGACGAGCCGCTGAAGGCGAACGCCACGAACTTCGCTGCGGCAATCGCCAGGTTGGCGCCCAGCGCCGCAACGATCGCCTTTGTCCCGCCTGATGCGCTCATAAGTGCCGCATGTCCCTTCCGTCGTCCGGCTTTACCGCCGCTTTAATGCTGCTGCGGCGGTCATTGTTGCAGCCCGGTCCCCGGCAGCCGCCATGAGGCCACCTGACGGACGGCTTCCGGCACCGGGCGCGCGCTTCCGGTGAGCGGGGAGCCCTCCCGATGCGTGCCCGTCTGTGCCGCAGGTCCGATGCGTGCCCGTCCGTGCCCGCAGGTCCGATGCGTGCCCGTCTGTGCCCGCAGGTCCGATGCGTGCCCGTCCGTGCCCGCCGGTCTGTCCTGCCCCGGCCCCCGGCAACGGCCGTCGGCCTGTCCCGCCCCTCGGCAACGGCCGCCGAGCGCGAGGAGGACTCCCCAGGGGAGAACCCGCTAGGCCACCACCGTCGCACGGAAGAGCGTGCCCTCCCCGGTGAGCGTGAGGTGCTCACCGGCCCGTACGAAGGCGGACTCGCCGGGCGCCAGAGTCAGTTCGGCACCGGCACCGGCACCGGCGCCGGCGCCGGCGCCGGCACCTGCACCGTCTCCGCCATTGGCTTTGGCACCGTCCCCGGCGCCGGCCTCCCCGTCCCGCAGCCGGACCGTGCCCGCCGTGCACAGCAGGATCTGCGGCGTACGCGAGACCAGCGGGCGCGGTGCGGCGCCGGGGGCCAGGACGAAGCGGGAGAGCCGGAACTCGTCGATGGGGGTCTCGTAGATCTCCTCGCCGTCCACCGCCTCAGGGCGCAGCACGCCCGCGTCGCCGGCCTCGAAGCGGACCACCCGCAGCAGCTCCGGCACGTCGACGTGCTTGGGGGTCAGACCGCAGCGCAGCACATTGTCCGAGTTGGCCATCAGCTCGACGCCGAGGCCGTTCAGGTAGGCGTGCGGGATGCCGGCGCCGAGGAACAGCGCCTCGCCGGGCTGGAGTTGGACGTGGTTGAGCAGCATGGCGGCGAGCACGCCGGGGTCGCCCGGGTAGTGGTGGGCGATGCCCGCGTACGCGGCGTAGTCGTCGGCGTGCGGGCCGCCCTTGGCCGCCAGCCGGCCGGCGGCGACGGCGGCCCGCTCGACGGTGTCGGCGATCGCGTGGTGCTCGGCGCTCAGTACGGCGGTGAGCACCTCGCGCAGCGCGTCCTCCTCCGGGCTGGCGCGCAGGATGTCGACGTAGGGCTTGAGGTCGTCGACGCCCAGGCCCGCCAGGAGGTCCGCGGCCTGCGCGGGGTGCCGGAAGCCGCACAGGCCGTCGAAGGGGGTGAGCGCGACGATCAGCTCGGGCTTGTGGTTGGCGTCCTTGTAGTTGCGGTGGCCGGCGTCGATCGGGACGCCGCGCCGCTCCTCGTCGGCGAAGCCCTCCTTGGCCTGCGCCAGGTCGGGGTGGACCTGGAGGGAGAGCGGCGAGCCCGCCGCGAGCAGCTTGAGCAGGAAGGGCAGCCGGGGGCCGAAGGCGCGGACCGTGTCGGCGCCGAGTTCGGCCTCGGGGGCGGCGTCGATGACCTCGGCCAGGGAGACGGGGCCCGCGCCGCGGTCGATGCGGGAGGGGGCGCCGGGGTGGGCGCCCATCCACATCTCGGCCTGCGGTTCGCCGGTCGGTGCGGTGCCGAGGAGCTCCGGGAGGGCGGTGGTGGAACCCCAGGCGTAGGGGCGCACGGTGTTGGCGAGGCGGTCCATGGGGCTACTGCTTCCTCAGGGGCGTACGTGGCTGCGGAGTCATGCGGCCGGTCTGCGGGGTGCGGACCGGCCGTCAATGATCACCCGGTGCCGGCGAGCGCCAGGTAAACGGCGCCGAAATCCACGATGGCGAGTAGTTCCGCGGCCTTCTCCAGATCGCTGCCGGAGTCCGGTTCCAGTTCGCTGACGGCGGTGTCGCGCTCCTCGGCGAGCGCCTGGGCGGCGCGGGTGGCGGACAGCGGGCCCGGCTCCTGCTCGCGCAGCAGCACGACCCTGGCGTGCATCGCGGCGGGCTGCTCGACACGGTCGCGGAAGAAGTCGTCCGGGTCGGCGCCGGCGGCCAGGGCACCGGCGAGCAGGGTGCGGTGGGTGGTGAGCGCTTCGGGAAGCTCGGCGGCGAGGGCGGGGCGTCCGGCGAGCCCGGCCAGCTCCGTGGCGAAGTGCCGGCCGACGGCGCCGGCGACGGTGCCTTCCGTCCAGATCAGCGGGAAGGAGTCGGCGAGTTCGGCGGCGAGTGTCTTGGCGGGGTTGGTGTACGTCGGGATGGCCGGGCCGCAGCGTTCGGCGAGCTGGTCGAGGCGGTCGGCGAGTTTGCCCAGGTCCTCCGGCGGGGCGCTGAGCAGGCCGATCCGGTCGGCGAGCGCGAGCAGCGGGATGAGCACCGACCAGAGGGTGCCGGGGGCGGCAGGCGGGGCGCCCTCGACGTCGAATTCGGCGTCGTAGGGGGTGGTCGCCAGCGGGACGGCGAGGCCGCGGGCCTGGATGACGGCGTCGGCGAGCGGTCCGCCGGCCGGGGTGACGGCGACGACGGCGCAGCCGCGGCGGTAGGCCTGCTCGACCAGCTCGGCGAGGCCGGGGTCGGCGGCGTCCGGGCCGGGGAGCAGCAGCAGGTCCAGGGGGCCGGCCCAGCCGGGCAGGGTCCAGCGCAGCGCGCCGG
This Streptomyces decoyicus DNA region includes the following protein-coding sequences:
- a CDS encoding stage II sporulation protein M, with the translated sequence MDLDVFVTAHGAEWDRLDTLLHRKRRLTGAEADELVALYQRTTTHLSLLLSSAPDPALTSRLTSLVARARSAVTGARKASWRDAAHFFTTAFPAAVYRLRHWWIPTAILSTAVAALIGWWIAAHPEVQAAIGAQEDLRNMTRPGGEYETYYSSHPAASFAAQVWTNNAQAVALCLVLGAFAGLPVLWVLFQNMLNLGVGIGLMSSAGRLDTFLGLILPHGLLELTAVFVAAGIGLRLGWTLIDPGHRTRRTALAEEGRSALGVAIGLAAVLFVSGVLEGFVTPSGLPTWARIGIGIAAEVAFLLYVYVLGGRAVRAGAIGDVDLTDREATVPTAA
- a CDS encoding RDD family protein; translated protein: MSELVTGEAVVLGLRPARLPSRGLAVAVDVAVAWAVYLGVSLLLLSATSSMDSAAVAAVSVATFVLVQVGIPIVIETLSHGRSLGKLVCGLRVVREDGGPIRFRHALVRGAMGAIEIVMTMGVVAAIASLVSARGRRMGDVFAGTLVIRERMPVAEAGTALPPPPPWLVAELGALDLSRVPDGWWLTVRQYLARMGQLDPQVGGTMAGRLAEDLRGFTGAPAPAGVHPVAYLAAVVGERQARETQRAFGAAAAGTSRFAGGGKPWGGEPVSSVQPVGVAGDVASSGTAGDVVASAPVGAWASPGSGASAGGGPARHDGGGALGAPVRERGGDEGGGGGGRPPRTGFAPPV
- the ahcY gene encoding adenosylhomocysteinase → MTTAATGQDFKVADLSLAAFGRKEITLAEHEMPGLMAIRREYAAARPLAGARITGSLHMTVQTAVLIETLAALGAEVRWASCNIFSTQDHAAAAIAVGPDGTPEAPAGIPVFAWKGESLEEYWWCTEQALTWPNSPTGGPNMILDDGGDATLLVHKGVEYEKAGKVPGVETAESDEHRAVLELLTRTLAEAPQKWTNLASEIRGVTEETTTGVHRLYEMHRDGDLLFPAINVNDAVTKSKFDNKYGCRHSLIDGINRATDVLIGGKTAVVCGYGDVGKGCAESLRGQGARVIITEIDPICALQAAMDGYQVTTLEDVVETADIFVTTTGNKDIIMASHMARMKHQAIVGNIGHFDNEIDMAGLAKLEGIVKDEVKPQVHTWTHPDGKVLIVLSEGRLLNLGNATGHPSFVMSNSFADQTLAQIELFTKPAEYPTDVYVLPKHLDEKVARLHLDSLGVKLTELRPEQAAYIGVQVEGPYKPDHYRY
- a CDS encoding fructose-specific PTS transporter subunit EIIC produces the protein MTACPTGIAHTYMAAEKLAQTARSLGHEIKVETQGSIGAENVLSDNDVRDADGVIIAADKDVDRSRFVGKKVLAVGVAEGIRHPEQLIERVRSAPVYGGEPGDGAGGGAAAASAGGGTGGGKERSVAYKALMNGVSYMIPFVVVGGLLIAISLAVGGHATPEGLKIAPGSFWEDVNNIGTIGFQLMVPILSGYIAYAIGDRPALVPGMIGGWIATHGELYGMKDASAGFIGGIVTGFLAGYLVVWIKKVKVPRFAQPIMPIIVIPIVATTALGLFFIYVLGKPISWVFTHLTGWLSGMTGTSAIVLGAILGLMIAFDMGGPVNKTAFLFGSGLIASGNQTVMGMCAAAIPVMPLGQGLATLIRRHLYSEQERETGMAALFMGLFGISEGAIPFAAARPAQVIPANMLGGAVAGALAGMAGVADAVPHGGPLVAVLGAVDGVPMFFVAVVIGAVVTALTTVALVDVAERRKSGARAGAGGGAGVVAATDAAGAAGGASSMVAEPVVAEPGVAEPVLTEPGVAEPVVAESVVAESVVAGGGEGAGAEAADGGASRTAVAVASVPGPATATGQRPAGGADDIDDVDIDGVDTDGNDVSRDGHGADGGRGNNSDSDSSSNSNSGDSAPAAEVLSGYLTEQTVKTQLDAGGKEAAIREMAELAAGTGKVTDVDELVRVALAREAQGTTGLGEEIAIPHAKTDAVTAPVVGFARSAEGIDWGSPDGTLAKLVFMISVPEAASGDEHLRILALLSRKLMDADFRARLQGAEDKAAILHALGEIR
- a CDS encoding cation diffusion facilitator family transporter, which encodes MSASGGTKAIVAALGANLAIAAAKFVAFAFSGSSSMLAEGVHSIADSGNQGLLLLGGKKAKRAATAEHPFGYGRERYIYGFLVSIVLFTIGGVFALYEGYEKIHEPHKLDNWYWPVGVLVFAIIAEGFSFRTAIKESNELRGKQTWTQFVRRAKAPELPVVLLEDFGALVGLVLALGGVGLTLATGNGIWDGIGTMCIGALLVLIALILAAETKSLLLGEAAGPEQIAQIRAAVADGDVVTRVIHMRTLHLGPDELLVAAKIAVKHDGTATQIAEAINAAEVRIREAVPIARVIYLEPDIYDEAAAAAGTDPSKTPGGH